AACGACAGCGGCCCGAACACGACCTGGACCGGCATGTCGAAGGAGAGGCGCTCCGGCTCGCAGTCGACGATCCGGGTGACGATGCGCACCGCCGGGTCCTCGTCGAGAGCAACCAGCGCGGGAACGTACGGCACCTCGTCAGCGAACTGGGGCAGGAAGGCGTGGCGCACGACGGTCCATGCGAACAACCGGCCCCGCCCGCTCATCGTCGTCCACGTCAGCGACGACTCCCCACACGACTGACACGCCCTGCTCGGGTACCAGACGTACGTGCCGCAGGCGTCGCAGCGGGGGACGGCGAGCTCCCCCCGGGCCGCCGCCGCCCAGTACTCACGCGTCGGCTCCCAGTCGGTGTCGGGTAGGGGGAAGTCCGAGCGCATCACCGCATCACGCCCGCCGCAGCACGAGCGTGGACGCCTGGGGACCGGTGTAGCCGCCGTAGACGCCCACGCGGGCGCCCGGCACCTGGGCGGCGGCCTGGCCCCGGAGCTGGCGGACGACCTCCACCACGTGGGCAATGCCGAGCACGTAGGCGTGCGAGAGGAGACCGCCGTGGGTGTTGTAGGGGAGGACGCCCCCGTCGTTGTCGAGGGCCCTTCCTTCGACGAATGGCCCGCCCTCGCCCTTGGCGCAGAACCCCATGTCCTCGATCTGCATGATGGCGTGGATGGTGAAGGGGTCGTAGAGCGTCAGCACGTCGACGTCGTCGGGCGCCACCCCCGCCATCGAGAACGCTCCAGGAGCGGCGAAGACCTGCGGCGTGGACGTGAAGGCCCGCTGCTCGGCCCAGTGCACGCCGGTATCCGAGTTGCCCAGCCCGACGCCCGCCACCTCGACCATCGGCTGACGGAGGTCCCTGGCCCGATCGGACGCCGACATGATGTA
This is a stretch of genomic DNA from Acidimicrobiales bacterium. It encodes these proteins:
- a CDS encoding OB-fold domain-containing protein, producing the protein MRSDFPLPDTDWEPTREYWAAAARGELAVPRCDACGTYVWYPSRACQSCGESSLTWTTMSGRGRLFAWTVVRHAFLPQFADEVPYVPALVALDEDPAVRIVTRIVDCEPERLSFDMPVQVVFGPLS